From the genome of Fundulus heteroclitus isolate FHET01 chromosome 9, MU-UCD_Fhet_4.1, whole genome shotgun sequence, one region includes:
- the LOC118564236 gene encoding uncharacterized protein LOC118564236 — MHHILNMAGLYTFWLLLSWAGLIHLINTAESAPKCSYSVEEIRVGFLIQMIDFTAGKYAINATEKEGPFEWKDTVSFSNDDSTHQINFLKPCTEYELNVALISSNGREILCTKTGDKTTTGINFIDPNDINQTNPIKLPPNIKATFPPSCKNLSVEYKCSGEDNTFVEPSDMKPFTDYSCTGLIKNNNVFINKKTPPVHFNIDCDFIIGNLRYNFTDTSLHLNWETISEECQDVLHNLEKLSYRCSCQDVKTTEVKESKESVGRTCDFRGLKPYTYYRCQVRPIYDDRDFTREYVTINMKRGMDLHGRRQTEANRHRIHHFGDGERPDIPGCQLFTVDLQGKVSGGQPNPVTNLVLWGRSPPTVGCTGLITGGSENGLLGLPPGAMAPYGRETGRRDPGLHLFSGEHWRLETINNVEWGKTSGGGGCGINGVLHPG, encoded by the exons atgcACCACATCCTGAACATGGCGGGTCTCTACACTTTCTGGCTCCTGCTGAGCTGGGCTGGGCTGATCCATTTAATCAACA CAGCTGAATCAGCTCCAAAAT GTTCTTACAGCGTTGAAGAGATCCGGGTTGGTTTCCTGATTCAGATGATAGATTTTACTGCTGGTAAATACGCCATAAATGCTACTGAGAAGGAAGGTCCATTTGAATGGAAAGACACAGTTTCTTTTTCCAATGACGACTCAACTCATCAAATAAATTTTCTGAAGCCGTGCACTGAATATGAACTAAATGTTGCACTTATTAGCAGCAATGgtagagaaatactctgtaccAAAACTGGTGATAAAACTACAACTGGAATAA atttCATTGATCCAAATGACATAAACCAAACTAACCCCATTAAACTTCCTCCAAACATTAAAGCAACGTTTCCTCCTAGCTGTAAAAATCTCAGCGTTGAGTACAAATGTTCAG GAGAGGACAACACCTTCGTTGAACCATCTGACATGAAGCCGTTCACAGACTACAGCTGTACTGGTCTCATCAAGAACAACAATGTCTTCATTAACAAGAAAACTCCACCTGTCCACTTCAACATTGACTGTG ATTTTATAATAGGCAACCTGCGGTATAATTTCACCGATACTTCCCTTCACCTGAACTGGGAAACAATAAGTGAAGAATGTCAAGATGTTCTCCATAACCTGGAGAAACTCTCTTATAGATGCAGCTGTCAGGATGTCAAGACAA CTGAAGTCAAGGAGAGCAAAGAATCTGTTGGACGGACGTGTGACTTCAGAGGACTTAAACCATACACGTATTACAGATGTCAAGTTCGTCCCATCTATGATGATCGAGATTTCACACGCGAATATGTTACAATCAACATGAAACGTGGGATGGACCTTCATGGGCGGAGGCAAACGGAGGCGAACCGCCACAGGATTCACCACTTTGGTGATGGTGAAAGGCCCGATATACCGGGGTGCCAGCTTTTTACTGTCGACCTTCAGGGGAAGGTCTCTGGTGGGCAGCCAAACCCTGTCACCAACCTGGTACTGTGGGGCAGGTCTCCGCCGACGGTTGGCTGCACGGGCCTGATTACTGGAGGCAGCGAGAATGGCCTTCTTGGCCTTCCTCCAGGCGCGATGGCACCTTATGGCCGAGAGACGGGCAGACGGGACCCTGGACTTCACCTCTTCAGTGGCGAACACTGGCGGCTGGAAACCATAAACAACGTAGAATGGGGAAAGACcagtggaggaggagggtgtGGCATTAATGGTGTGCTCCACCCAGGGTAA